DNA from Equus asinus isolate D_3611 breed Donkey chromosome 22, EquAss-T2T_v2, whole genome shotgun sequence:
GCTGTCCCTCCCACTCTCCATGTTGACTTCCAGTGGAGTGGTTACGTAACCACTGAGGTTGCTTCAGCACCCCAGGGCAgaaagtggctgagctgggaacTGGAGGAAGCAGCTTTCGCTCAGGTTCCCTTCCCAGTGAATGAAGACCTTTCTCCCTGGCAGCAAAGATGGAGCTCGTGCAAGTGGTTCTGCCTTTTCTCACTGGGAGGAAACGGTGTCCTCTTGTTCTCTATCTGCATTGCGATCCCACTTAGACCAGTCTGTGAAGGACCACTGAGCTGCTCTGGGTGCCTGCTTGTACCCAGACCCCCAGCTCACTGAGCCCTCTGCCATGAGGAGCTGGGAGTAATCAGGGAGACTTCAGTGGGGATGGAGACCCCTGGATTGTGAAATTGGCTGATTGGTGGCTTCTCTGGGGGCCAAAACCTTCTAGAGTTGGTGGGGGTAGTTTAGGAAGGTTGAACCGGTCTTGACTGTTCATTTCAGCCTTTAAGGAAATCCCAGAGTTCCCTGCCCTCGTAGTCTCTGACCCCACAGACAGTGGGCCCCTCTGCCACCCACTGTATCCTCCTACCCATCCCCATGAACTGAACTTGCAACCCTGCCTCGTTGTTTCTCGTGCCTCACTTGTGCGCTCACTCCTGCCGGGTGAATGCAGAGATGTGACCGCTCTGCATGTGGAACTTGGTGGTCACAGGCGGGAGCTGGTGTTCTTGGAGGTAGGGGAGCGACTGGGAGAAGGATGCCCTGGCACATTTGAGCCTGAGTCCCCTCTGTGGTGAGAAGACCCTTGCTGCTGCTGAATACTGTGGGGAAAGTGTAAGGCTCACATGCATTTACATTCAGGGCACATGTGTGTCAGTCATTCAGGAACCACAGAGGGAGCCTCTGACAGTGCCAGGCGCTGTCCCAGATGCTGGGAGTCCAGCAGGGAAGAAGGCAAAGCCCTCACCCCTGGGCACACAGAGGCCTGGACGCATAATCTCCAGTGGCTCTGTgtggaagggggttggggagggacaGGTGCAATCCTGGGTTCCACCAGCGAGGAggggcacagggagtgaagggggcAGCCATGGGGATATGTGGGGATGGCACTCCATTTGATGCAAAGGCCATGCGACAAGGATGGGTTTGGCATGTTCAGGGAATAGCAAGGTGCTGGTGTCGCTGGAGCACCCTGATCCAGGCTGGAGGGAGTGTCAGCTTGTAAGCAGCCAGACCACAAGCATGAGAACCATGGTGAGGACTTGGGATTTACCCACACAAACCATTTATTATGTCTCAGGGCAATTCCTCGTGAGCAGGTCTAAGACTTGAATTTGGACTCATCCTTGCCTGTCACTCAGCCTTGGTGAACTCTGGTATCCTCATCTGTCAATAGGTCAATACATAGTCAATACGTACGTGTAAGTCATGAGGAGTCTGTCTCTGCTTGCCCCTGCTTGAGGCTGTAAACAAAATCCTGGAGGCAGGAACCAGGTCCTTCAGGTGGCATGTACAGGCACTAACTTGGGGCCAGGGTATTGCCCATCCCTACCCAGCGCTCTAAGGAACTTCATACCATTCATTCCTAGACCCTTCAGGGTAGGTGATCCTTCTAGAGGTCACCTGGGCAGTTCCAAGATTGGTCCTGACAAGCAGGTAACACTGTGTTTTTAGAGCCCTTGCCCAAACCCCTGGCTCTGCAGGTTTGCTGTGAGAAGCAGGAGGGGTACAGGAGGCTGCAGGGCTCGGGGAGAAGCCCCCAGCCCCTGTGATCTTTTTCTGTGGCAGGATCTCCCAGCGAGTAGAGCTCAGCCGGAGCCAGCTGCAGGCCATTGGGGAGAGGGTCTCTTTGGCCCAGGCCAAGATTGAGAAGATCAAGGGCAGCAAGAAGGCCATCAAGGTAGCACATGTGGCCCTGTGTCCCCATGGCTGTGGGTAGTCCCAGAAATCCCATTCCCTACCATCTCTCCACTCTCAGGTCCCTGCCTCTGCTATCCAGCCACACCTCAAACTTTCCTCCTGCCCAGGATCCCCCCAGCCCCAACCCTAGCTCTCTGGAGCTTCTCAGGCCCCTGAAGAAGTGATCTCAGACCCTCCCTGTGTTAACAGGTGTTCTCCAGTGCCAAGTACCCAGCTCCAGAGCGCCTACAGGAGTATGGGTCCATCTTCACAGGGGCCCAAGACCCTGGCCTGCAGAGACGCCCCCGCTACAGGATCCAGAGCAAGCACCGCCCCCTGGATGAGCGGGCCCTGCAGGTCTGATGGACACACACAGTGCACACTTGCAGGGAGTGACCAGTGGTGGCCCTGGATGTTGGGGAGGAACTGAGGGCCCACCATAGTCTTCTGTCCCCCAAGAGGATTCTGACCAGGATGGGGTGGAGGTCACTTTGGCCTCGTGCTGAAACCCACCATCCCTCTgtcacctcctcccacccctcactcTCCCCCTCAGGAGAAGCTGAAATACTTCCCTGTGTGTGTGAACACGAAGCTGGAGCCTGAGGATGAGGCTGAGGAGGGGCTCGGGGGTCTTCCCAGCAACATCAGCTCCGTCAGCTCCTTGCTGCTCTTCAACACCACTGAGAACCTGTATGGCCAGAAGGCAGGGCtgtggaggggtgggtgggaggccTGGCCTGGCTTAGTGGGGGAACAGGGGGCATCAGAATCAGGTACAGCAGAATTCTGCAGCCTGGGGAGCCAGGAGCTGACAGATTCGTTTGTCTTGTAAGGCCTGGGAGTCCACACAACAAACTAATCGTGCCTCCTGGTGGTGGGAAAGGTGGGTCAGGACCATGGCCCTAGAACAGATGATTGCCTGACCTCCACCCCACCTCTGTAGGTACAAAAAATATGTCTTCCTGGACCCCCTGGCTGGAGCTGTAACAAAGACCCACGTGATGCTGGGGGCAGAGACGGAGGAGAAGCTGTTTGATGCCCCTTTGTCCATCAGCAAGAGAGAGCAGCTGGAGCAACAGGTAGAGACACATGCTGctttgggtggggtgggggggggaacgGGGAATGGGGAAGTGTGGCCTTGCCGGTCTTCTCTAGGTGAGGGGGTTGCCCCTCTTCCCACCCGGGTATGCATGAGGCTCCCTACAGCGTCTGCTCACATACCCCTACCTAATCCTTCAGATTCCAGAGAACTACTTTTACGTGCCCGACCTGGGCCAAGTGCCCGAGATCGATGTCCCGTCCTACCTGCCTGACCTGCCAGGCATCGCTGATGACCTCATGTACAGTGCCGACCTGGGCCCTGGCATTGCCCCCTCTGCCCCTGGTACCATTCCAGAGCTGCCCACCTTCCACACAGAGGTTGCCGAGCCTTTCAAGCCAGGTGAGCTGAGAGCTGGGAGTGGGAGTTGAGTGGGAACTCCCCTGCTCGGCCACTTGCTTCCCTAGGCACCTCATACTTTCTCACACTTCTGCTCCAGACCGAGAAGATGGGGTGCTAATAGCACCCCCACCGCCACCACCGCCGCCAccgcctcctccagccccagcagtGCTGGTCagtgcacccccacccccacccccacccctgagcACGGCCTCTCCGGGCCAAGGTACGAGGGAGGATGAGAGCAGAGGTGGTGTCCGTTCCTCAGGTAGGAGCAGCACCTGGTGCATGGGGGCTGGGGTGTGCTCTCTTAGAGGGGGCCTCTAACTTCTGGATCCCTAAAGAATTTTCCGTAGGTTTGTTAAGTGGTCATAAATTTTCAGGATAGTCCTAATTTCAAAATCTTGCTCCACTGGGTGCAGACaatagtggttttcaaactgtctGTAGAGCCCTGGAATTCTGATCTCCGGGGTGGAGGGGCCTGGACAGGTGGAGCTGTGGTCCCCACTCCCACTTAAACCAATGGAAGAGGGCTACTAAAAGAATGGAAACCTACAGCAACAAAACATCCGTGTGTCCCTTAAACTGCAGAATTTCAGTGTTGATATTATATTTCCAAGTCTGTCTCCTGCACCTAGATAAGCCCTGGGTGGCACAAAAATCCCGTTGGCTCAAGTGTCAAGTTCATCATTGTCAGCACCTGGATAAACTCCCAGGGTGCACCTTTGCAGGGTGGGGTTGGAGAGGAACCAGGGGCGCCTGCACACACTGCTTCCTGAGCTCAGGTGGGTGGTCAGCATCCAGGCCCCATACAGTCTCTGAAGGCCTGGCTTCTCCAACTGGCCTCCTCTTTCAAGAAGAGCCCTTCCTCACAGCCAGGCTTTTGAGGGGAAGCCCCTGGACCCCCGAGACCCTTAGGCTGGGCCAGGCTCCTGCCTGGGCAGCTTTTCTCCCTCACACCCTTCTCCACCCCCAGCTCTAGTCCCGGAAGCTCCCAGGGAAGTGGTTGAGCCCTCCAGTGGCCGGGCCACTCTGCTGGAGTCTATCCGCCAGGCTGGGGGCATTGGCAAGGCCAAGCTCCGCAGTGTCAAGGAGCGCAAgctggagaagaagaaacagaaggaacaGGAACAAGGTGAGGGGACCCCCGACCCACTCCAGGGGAGGGCTTGAAGAAAAGGGCCACCTTCTCTTCTGATCCCAGACTCCAGCAGGgtgccctctgcccaccccaaGTGTCAGAAGGCCAGCACCCAGCCAGCCTGCCCCCCGGCTTTCCCAAGGGCATTTGCTGGAAGCCCTGGGTGGCTATCTCCCCtgcctgggccatggttccttcCTGGTTTGAAGCCTCCTTAGTGGAACTTCCTTCTCTAAGCTGGGAGGAGACGGAGCCCCACCCAGCTTGAAGTGCGAGAGAGAACCTGCTTAGACTCTGCCAGGAGCTGTCCAAGGAAGTGGTCAGGACTGAGACCCACTTAGAGACAGGGGACCTGGAGGGCTGGCTCAGTCCCGCTCCTGTAAGCCTCTTGAGGCTACAGATCCCGTCGGCTATGAATCCTGAAGGCCGGCATCACTGTAACCCTGGGCATGAAGCAGCAGTGCCCTGGAGTCCTCAGTCCTAAGTGTGAGTGCAGCCCTGCTTCTGGGCTTTCCACTTGACCTCAGGTCAACTGCCCAGCCTCCTTGggccagtttcttcatctgtgcagTGAGGCTGCTCATATTTGCCCCTTGGTCTCACAGGGCGGTTGTGACAATGGGACTCAAATGTCACCATTTTCTCATTAGTGCCCCAAAGCTGGATCCACTGATTGATAGACAAGCTCCAAGAGCTGGCAGTGAATGGTGGCTGTGGAGAGGGCTGGGGTCTGTTGGTTGTCAGCAAGAGGACAAATGCGACTGAATCCTGAGGCTGTCGCCCCAGGGGCAGATCTCATATTTGGTCCCTCACTCGTGGCTTTCCCACTGCAGTGAGAGCAACGGGCCAAGGTGGGGACCTGATGGCAGATCTCTTTAACAAGCTGGTCATGAGGCGCAAAGGTAGGAGGCAGAGCACCAGCTGCCTGCCAGGGCTGGGGTCTTGGGGTATTTTGTGTCCTGTGCATTTTACCTTTTCTCCCTCTAGGGGCTGGGTGAACTGGTGCCCCAAACCAAGTccctcaccctccacccctgccctcccaggTATCTCCGGGAAAGGACCGGCGCCCGGGGCCAGCGACGGGCCAGGTGGAGCCTTTGCCCGAATGTCAGACTCCATCCCgcctctgcctcccccacagcAGCCACCAGGAGAGGAGGACGAGGATGACTGGGAATCCTAGGCCTCAGCTGCTGCTTCCTCCCCAGAACTCAGGCTTAGCTATTGCCCTCACGCGGAAACAGCGGGATGGGCTCCTCGGCCGGCAGCTCTCAGTCCCTGCTGCCCTTGGAGGGATGGGGATGTGGAGGACTGTCCCAAGACTGTGCCTGGACCTTCTTCAGGAAGCGGGGAGGCCTGCTTCCGAGGCCACACGCTGGGAGGGGCCGGGGGGAGCCCTTGCTCTCTGCCTGTGCTCTACCCACCCCCTCACCAGCATGCTCTCTTCTCCTCTAAAGAGACGCTGAGATAAACAATCCatgaatcaataaagaagcataaCGCAAGAACTGAGGGTGAACCAACAGTGCACTTGTCATTACGGAACGGCAGCTGTGCAGAACGCAGACACTGCCTCCGAGCCAGCCTGTTCTCCCATTCCTGCTGGCTGCAGGCAGTGGGGGCAGAGGACCAGTGGACCAAGGCCCCTTTCTCTGGGGTCAGGGCGAGCAGAGCGGTGCAGTCAGCAGGGGCAGCTATtgcagatggagggagggatactttcacagaggagaaatgtCTCACTGACAGACACGAAGTCTCTAAAAATAGTCATGCTGAGAGCCTAATGGCCCTTGGCACAACTGCGGATGTCAAGGGAGGAGGTGTCTTGGAGTCTGCTCACGTGgttgagagggagggaggtgccaCCGACGTGGAGGACCTGAAGCCATGGCAGGGAGAGAAAAATGCTGTGGGCAGTTTGGGGCCAGCGCTGCAGCAGTGAGGCCTGCAGGTGTGGCCGCAGGGCACGGGGCTCTTTCCCAGCTCTTGACGACGTAGAGAAAACAGGTAGGGGAGGTGACCAGAAACCTCTGGGCAGAGCGCCCTATGGACAGCAGGGAGCTGGAAATGGGGAACGTCCTTACTTTCGAGGAGAGAGTGAAAGgcctaaaacagctacttttagctggaaagggaggaggggaaatgggaGAGGCAGGATGGGCCTGTTCCACCTCACCTCTAAGAAAGTGGATGCTGCCATGGAAGGCCACACCTTCCACGCTGCCCACAAAGGCTGGTCAGGAAACAGGGCAGGGAGCTCGACTTGGCCATGCTGAATGGGAAGATTCCGTTCCAGGGGTGGGGAACTGCCCTGGGATGGGCCCAAGGACAGCAGGACCCACTGTTTTCTCCTATTGGCTTTTCCACCTGTGCCGGGGTCCTGGCAGCACACTGATTCCAGAAAGGGCTGGTCTAGACTCGACATTCTCCACCTGGGTTTCACCTCCTTAAGCAAGGTCAGGCCCAAGACAAACATTTCAAATGGGCAGGGTGAAGAGTGAGCCCGGCAACCAGGCAGCGGTGCAGCCATCCATCAGGAAGGGCCAGACCTCTCTCGATGAAACTGGGGAGACAGGGAAAGACAGTGAGACACTAGCTCTCAGGGGCGGAGGGCCCTCAGGGGACGAGAACGGCGGGACTGACCTTCCGCATAGCAGCAATGGCGGGGCCAAAGGTGGTTTTGATCTCCACACGGTCTCGGATCCAGGCTGGCAGCTTTGCCAGGATAGGTGGGCGGGCATACCGCTGGTCCAGGAGCACTATGCTGGCAAAGTCCTTCTGGTGCCTGATGGCCCTGCCTGGATTGGAAGAGAGGCTGGGGCTCTGAGTTCAACCTGCCTCCCCCACAGTACATTTCTactgtgtcccctcctcttcctcagacTGGAGAGACGGCAGGTAACATACCTCGTTCCTGTCACCTCATTCTCCAATCATCCATCCCCAGCTATCTGCCTTGATAGCAGGAACAGTCCCAGGCTTACCTATAGACTGGTTGACAGCCTTCATACACAGATTCTCCACCAAAGCCTTCCCTGGGGGCACCTGACCTGGGGTTCTGGGCTGGGAAGAACAAAGGAAATGACCTATCAGAATATTTTCTCGCCTCCTGCCTAGTCTTCCCTCTGAGAAAATGACACAGCCAGGCTTTGGAGAAAGACCAATAGGCTTCATGGGCACAATGCCAGCAGCTGACATAATGGATGATGTCATGAAGAAGCACAGGAGGGTATGGAGGTGCATCCCATCCCTCTGGAGCAAACAGGAAACATCGGCACACATCAAGGGGCAGTGGGGAAGTCATAGCTGACCAGCCTTGGTGTCGCAGCCCTAGGGGCGACAGAACtcttcctccccatcctctccaatACTGGAGGTACTCACAAGAGTCTGATCCAGGTAGGCCATCTTCTCCTGTAGTTCTGGAGACTTGATGTTGGGGTAGGGCATGCCCACCATAACCACACACCTAGGGTGGGGGCACACATGAGCCGATGGCCTGTGGGCGGTCAGGCCCTCAGCGGGTTCTCAAGAGCCAGGGGAAGGATCCGGACTTTACCCATGTCATCAACTGCTATGTCTACTGCTCCTTCAGCCCCCTCAAGCTGTGCTGGGTGGCTCTACCTCCCCCTGCCTACCCTAAACCTATGACCTGGAGAGGGCTTTTTCAGCTAAGAGATCCAGTCCACACCAATGAATTGAGTCCTGATAAAGTTACAGTCTGCCCAATTTTGCACCTGGTCTCAAAGAGCCAAGTCCAGAGTTGCCCAAACACTTCCCCATGCAGCTGGCTGGCCTGGGCAGTcagcctgggtgcagacccagtgGCACTGGGCTGCAGGTAGGGGCCCAGCTGCCTGGAGTGAGGAGTGGTCAGGTGTCAGAGCCCCCGGAGATGAGAGGCCCACTACTTACCGGCCAAGGTTGTCAGAGAAGTTGATGCCTTCACTCATCTTTCCTCCGACCACAGAGAGAAGCAGGGCCCCTGTCATGGTGCCTCCCACCTGGCCACAGCACTGTGGGACATACCAGCTTGAGTTGTAGAGCCGAAGCCAGGATACCGCCAGCCCCACATGTTCTCTGGACCCTAGGCCTCAGTGACACCTCATACCTGAATGCACTTGGAATACTCCAGCAGCACCTGCTCCACCTGGTTTGCTCTCTTGGGTTCTTGAAATATCTGAAGGTAAACAGATAATGTCTCCCAGAAAAGGATCCCAGAATGCCTGGGTCTCAGGTCCAGCCTGGGACTGGAGAACCCTACGGGTCAGGGGCTATGGGGAGTGCTCTGGGCAGTGATCAGGGATTGGCAGTGGCGGGGTAAGGAGCTAGCAGAAGCCCCGGAGGTGAGGCCTAACCGTCTGGTTTGAAGTGCAGAGGAAGTCCTAGGAGGAACTCAGTGCCACTGTCCTCACAAGTGAGAGGATCAGCTGAGGGGTCACTCACCTTTTTCCTGACAGCCAGGCGGGCCAGCAGGCCACTCTTGTCCCAGTGGGCATGGACCTGGCGTTGGTACTCATAGGAGGGGAAGAAACAGACCACCCCTCCAGGGACCACGTTGCACAGGTTACAGAGAATGCGACCTGTTTCAGTCATCTAAGGAAGGAAGACAAGGAGTCCTCCATGGAGCCACTCCTGAAGCCACACCGAAGAAAGGCTTCCTAACCTTGGGACTCAGAAAGCAAGTACAGAGACCGCCAGGTGAGAGCAGTCAGGGAGGAGACTATGGCCGGGTGGCTCCTCCAAGTGGGAACCAGAGCCTGGAATGTGCCGCTCTCCCTACCCAACACACCCAACCACCGCTCCCGTTAACTGGCAGCACCAGGACACACGTCACGGCGCGGGCACACCAGAGCTAAGACCTGCTTTGGTATGCCAGAGTCTGCCCTTCTCCAACTCCCAATGTCCAGGTGGGCAACTGGGGATTAAGCACCATCTGTGACAAACTGGGCACTGAAAACCCCAGGTATGCCACTAGCAATGTGCCCCCAACACCTGCATCCCTGCCCAAGGCAGGAGCCACTATAACCAAATGGCAAGAGAACCAAAGGAAATGAGCAGCTTTCTCAACAGTCTCATCTCAAAGGGATGACGGGAGGTTTTGAGA
Protein-coding regions in this window:
- the WASHC1 gene encoding WASH complex subunit 1 isoform X3 — protein: MTPTRTQHSLAGQTYTVPLIQPDLRREEAIQQVADALQYLQKVSGDIFSRISQRVELSRSQLQAIGERVSLAQAKIEKIKGSKKAIKVFSSAKYPAPERLQEYGSIFTGAQDPGLQRRPRYRIQSKHRPLDERALQEKLKYFPVCVNTKLEPEDEAEEGLGGLPSNISSVSSLLLFNTTENLYKKYVFLDPLAGAVTKTHVMLGAETEEKLFDAPLSISKREQLEQQIPENYFYVPDLGQVPEIDVPSYLPDLPGIADDLMYSADLGPGIAPSAPGTIPELPTFHTEVAEPFKPDREDGVLIAPPPPPPPPPPPPAPAVLVSAPPPPPPPLSTASPGQGTREDESRGGVRSSALVPEAPREVVEPSSGRATLLESIRQAGGIGKAKLRSVKERKLEKKKQKEQEQVRATGQGGDLMADLFNKLVMRRKGISGKGPAPGASDGPGGAFARMSDSIPPLPPPQQPPGEEDEDDWES
- the WASHC1 gene encoding WASH complex subunit 1 isoform X2; protein product: MSCASEIRISIVREGTMTPTRTQHSLAGQTYTVPLIQPDLRREEAIQQVADALQYLQKVSGDIFSRISQRVELSRSQLQAIGERVSLAQAKIEKIKGSKKAIKVFSSAKYPAPERLQEYGSIFTGAQDPGLQRRPRYRIQSKHRPLDERALQEKLKYFPVCVNTKLEPEDEAEEGLGGLPSNISSVSSLLLFNTTENLYKKYVFLDPLAGAVTKTHVMLGAETEEKLFDAPLSISKREQLEQQIPENYFYVPDLGQVPEIDVPSYLPDLPGIADDLMYSADLGPGIAPSAPGTIPELPTFHTEVAEPFKPDREDGVLIAPPPPPPPPPPPPAPAVLVSAPPPPPPPLSTASPGQGTREDESRGGVRSSALVPEAPREVVEPSSGRATLLESIRQAGGIGKAKLRSVKERKLEKKKQKEQEQVRATGQGGDLMADLFNKLVMRRKGISGKGPAPGASDGPGGAFARMSDSIPPLPPPQQPPGEEDEDDWES
- the WASHC1 gene encoding WASH complex subunit 1 isoform X1; this encodes MSCASEIRISIVREGMTCVHFSWKSPQFLPDSLKWRRAIEILCTMTPTRTQHSLAGQTYTVPLIQPDLRREEAIQQVADALQYLQKVSGDIFSRISQRVELSRSQLQAIGERVSLAQAKIEKIKGSKKAIKVFSSAKYPAPERLQEYGSIFTGAQDPGLQRRPRYRIQSKHRPLDERALQEKLKYFPVCVNTKLEPEDEAEEGLGGLPSNISSVSSLLLFNTTENLYKKYVFLDPLAGAVTKTHVMLGAETEEKLFDAPLSISKREQLEQQIPENYFYVPDLGQVPEIDVPSYLPDLPGIADDLMYSADLGPGIAPSAPGTIPELPTFHTEVAEPFKPDREDGVLIAPPPPPPPPPPPPAPAVLVSAPPPPPPPLSTASPGQGTREDESRGGVRSSALVPEAPREVVEPSSGRATLLESIRQAGGIGKAKLRSVKERKLEKKKQKEQEQVRATGQGGDLMADLFNKLVMRRKGISGKGPAPGASDGPGGAFARMSDSIPPLPPPQQPPGEEDEDDWES